TATCAGGCTTCGGAAGTGGACTTGATGCAATTAAGTTTTTGTTGCTTCCGGTCATCATCGGGATCATTAGCAGTGCGGGATCGCATATTCGTTGGTATCGGACAGTTTTTCTTGAAGAAATGAATAAGGAATATGTTCGTACTGCAAGAGCTAAAGGTCTGTCAGAACGCCTTGTTTTATTCAGACATGTCTTGAGAAATGCATTAATTCCAATTTTAACAGGTGCGGTAGTAGTGATTCCTTTGCTATTTTTGGGCAGCTTGCTGGTCGAATCTTTCTTTGGCATTCCAGGTCTCGGGAGTTATACCATTGATGCAATTAATTCCCAAGATTTCGCGATAGTCAGGGCAATGGTTTTTTTAGGGTCGATTTTATACATCACTGGTTTGGTATTGACCGACATTTCATACACGCTTGTTGATCCGAGAATCCGTTTAGCATAGGAAATGCTATAAGTTCAAGAAATTTATTGTTTATGTTACTAGAGTGCTGCTCTAAAGCTATATGATAAAATAACCCCCGTTTTTTATTGGCAGGTTGCTGAAAAACTATCCGTATTGTCGCTGCAATGTTAAAAAAGTTAGGAATGCCTATATTATTGGGTATAAATTGGGTTCTGTGCCTTTTTTGCTTGGATCTGCTGTCTCGAAACATTTTTCAGCGGCTTGTTTAAAGCAATTGTAATATCTGCACAGAACTTAATTGACTTATGGCCTCAATCTATTCATAATTGCCGATTTCTTTTGGAGGGGTTCCCGAGCGGTCAAAGGGATCAGACTGTAAATCTGACGGCTCTGCCTTCGAAGGTTCGAATCCTTCCCCCTCCACCAAGTTATGAAAGCATTTTGAGGATGATCTGGACTTGTATCTGTGTGGTCTTTTAGGATAAACCTCAAAGAGTAAATAGTTGTAGTATGCGGGTGTAGCTCAATGGTAGAGCAGAAGCCTTCCAAGCTTACGACGAGGGTTCGATTCCCTTCACCCGCTCCAGTTGATGTTGTGGGTTAGATGGTTGTGATTGTAAATGCTTGCCCATGTAGCTCAGTGGTAGAGCACTCCCTTGGTAAGGGAGAGGTCGCCAGTTCAATTCTGGCCATGGGCTCCATAGGTCGTATTATGGATTGATATGGTTTAAGCACGCAAAGGGGGAACATAATGGCAAAGAGTAAATTTGAGCGGTCGAAGCCACATGTGAATGTGGGGACGATAGGGCATGTGGATCATGGTAAGACGACGCTGACGGCGGCAATAACGACGATATTGACGAAAAAATTTGGTGGAGAAGCGAAGAGCTATGATCAAATTGATTCGGCACCGGAGGAACGGGCGCGAGGCATTACTATCAACACTGCGCACGTGGAATACGAAACCGCCAAGCGCCATTATGCGCATGTTGACTGTCCTGGGCATGCGGATTATGTGAAGAACATGATAACGGGTGCGGCGCAGATGGACGGAGCGATTCTGGTTGTTTCTGCTGCGGATGGACCGATGCCCCAAACGCGCGAGCACATTCTGTTGGCCCGTCAGGTAGGTGTTCCTTATATCATTGTATACATGAACAAAGCCGATATGGTCGATGATAAGGAATTGATCGAACTGGTGGAAATGGAAATCCGAGAACTGTTATCCAAATACGAATTTCCTGGGGATGATACACCCATAATAATAGGATCGGCCTTAAAAGCATTGGAGGGGGACCAGAGTGAAATTGGCGAGCCATCCATTTTGAGACTGGCGGAAGCGCTGGATAGTTATATACCGCAACCGGAGCGCGCGATTGATGGTGCATTTATCATGCCGGTGGAAGATGTTTTCTCGATATCAGGCCGTGGAACTGTTGTGACCGGAAGGGTAGAGAGAGGGATCATCAAGGTAGGTGAAGAGATAGAGATAGTCGGGTTGAAACCGACGCTAAAGACGGTATGTACGGGTGTGGAAATGTTCCGCAAGCTATTGGACCAGGGGCAAGCCGGGGATAATGTCGGGATATTGTTGCGTGGAACAAAGCGGGAAGAAGTGGAGCGTGGCCAAGTATTGGCGAAGCCTGGCAGCATATCGCCGCATACAAAATTCACAGCTGAGATTTATGTGCTGAGTAAAGAGGAAGGTGGGAGGCATACCCCATTTTTTCCAGGCTATCGTCCGCAGTTTTATTTTAGAACCACGGATGTGACGGGAGCGATTGAATTGCCGGCGGGTACGGAGATGGTGATGCCCGGTGATAATGTCTCAGTGACGGTTAATTTGATAGCGCCAATTGCGATGGAAGATGGGCTGCGATTTGCGATACGTGAAGGCGGCAGAACAGTGGGCGCCGGTGTCGTCGCCAAAATTATTGAGTGATTCTAAAAATATTTAGCAGGAATAATGCTGTTTCGTCAGATATTTAGCATTGTAAAAGAGTTTCAAAGGTATAGGCCAGTAGCTCAATTGGCAGAGCGTCGGTCTCCAAAACCGAAGGTTGGGGGTTCGATGCCCTCCTGGCCTGCCATACAATGAAATAGCATAAGTGCACAAATCAAAGCGGTTGTATTAATGTGTGATAACAATTGATAGGTTGTAGTGGTTTTGATAATTAAAATTCGCTTGATAAAAGTTTTGTTTTTGGATTGGCATGATCAAGTCTAAAGAATTAAGTCCGAAGGGTTAATTGTTGTGATAAATAAATTAAAGCTTGCGCTTGCAATCATTTTTATTTTGGTGGGTATTGCAGGTTTCATTTATATGAATGAAAGTGCGATGGTTATCCGTGTTTTGTCCATTCTAATAGGTTTGATTCTTGCTGTGATCACTGCGCGATTTACAACCCAGGGTCAGGATTTTTTTGTGTTTTGCAGAGAATCCATTGAAGAAACCAGAAAAGTTGTTTGGCCAAGCAGAAAAGAAACGTTTCAAACATCAGGTGTGGTTTTTGCGTTTGTTATAGCGATGGCTTTATTTTTATGGCTCATAGATGCTGCATTAATGTCTCTTGTGAAGCTGATGATGAATCAAGACGTCTGATTTTTTCTCAGAGGAAAGAATGAGTAAGAAATGGTATGTAGTTCACGCTTATTCGGGGTATGAGAAAAGTGTGCAGCGGGCATTGAAAGATCGAATTGATCGAGCGGGCATGCAGGATAAGTTTGGTCAAATCTTGGTGCCGGTAGAAGAAGTCATTGAAATGAAAAGTGGTCAAAAAAATATTAGTGAACGAAAATTTTTTCCTGGCTATGTTCTGGTTGAAATGGAAATGTCCGATGATACATGGCATTTAGTAAAAAATACTGACAAAGTAACAGGGTTTGTTGGCGGTTCGGCGATGAAACCGACACCAATCAGTCAAAAAGAAGTTGATAGCATTTTGCATCAGATTCAAGAGGGAGTTGAGAAGCCTAAGCCAAAGATATTATTCGAAATCGGTGAAGCGGTGCGCGTAAAAGATGGTCCCTTCACAGATTTTCACGGCAATGTAGAGGATGTCAATTATGACAAAAGTAAGTTGCGTGTATCTGTTTCAATTTTTGGCCGCCCAACACCAGTAGAGTTAGACTTCAATCAAGTAGAAAAAACCTGATTTATCGACTCTTCGAAAGTTTAAAAAAACGTTCTTAAATATTTCATTTTTTAATGGGGAGAGTGGGTAACCATTCGTTTGAACCCAACAAGGAGATTTCCGTGGCAAAGAAAATAATCGGCTATATTAAATTGCAGGTTCCAGCAGGTAAAGCGAACCCAAGTCCGCCTATCGGTCCCGCACTAGGTCAGCGGCAATTAAATATTATGGAATTCTGTAAAGCATTTAATGCGGCCACTCAGAAGATGGAGCCAGGACTGCCGGTACCAGTAATAATTACAGCTTATGCCGATAAGAGCTTTACGTTTGTAATGAAAACAACCCCTGCTACTGTATTAATCAAGAAAGCAGCGGGTGTCGGAAAAGGAAGTTCGAAACCACACCTGGATAAAGTTGGAAAGTTGACTCGCAGTCAAGCAGAAGAGATAGCAAAAACGAAAATGCCCGATTTGACAGCAGCTAACTTGGATGCGGCAGTTCGCACTATCGCAGGCAGTGCAAGAAGTATGGGCATTGAAGTGGAGGGGATATAGAATGGCACGTTCATCAAAACGTCACAACAATCTTGCTGGAAAGGTTGACCGCAATAAAGCCTATCAGATCGAAGAAGCATTGGGGCTTGTCAAAGAATCGGCGACTGCCAAGTTTAACGAGTCGATTGATGTGGCGGTTAATCTAGGCATAGATGCAAAAAAATCGGATCAAGCCGTGCGCGGATCCGTAGTTTTGCCGGCTGGCACGGGTAAGACTGTGCGTGTTGCAGTCTTTGCGCAAGGTGATAAGGCTAAGGAAGCGCAAGAAGCTGGTGCAGATATTGTTGGGTTCGAAGATCTGGCTGCTGAGATAAAGTCGGGAGTAATAAATTTTGATGTGGCAATTGCAAGCCCCGATGCCATGAGAGTAGTCGGTCAATTGGGCCAAATATTAGGCCCGCGTAGTTTAATGCCGAATCCAAAAGTTGGTACGGTGACGATGGACATAGCGGGCGCTGTAAAAAACGCAAAGGCCGGTCAAGTACAGTTTAGAGCGGATAAAACGGGTATTATCCATTGCACAATTGGCCGTGCTTCATTTGAAATTGCAGCATTGAAACAAAATTTATTAGCCTTGATAGATGCGCTTAACAAAGCTAAACCGGCTTCGTCAAAAGGTGTTTATCTTAGAAAAGTGTCTATATCAAGCACCATGGGTATCGGTGTGCGAGTAGATCAAACAAATATTGTGTAGTAAATAGAACTTTGGGCCACATG
This is a stretch of genomic DNA from Nitrosomonas sp. sh817. It encodes these proteins:
- the tuf gene encoding elongation factor Tu, with the protein product MAKSKFERSKPHVNVGTIGHVDHGKTTLTAAITTILTKKFGGEAKSYDQIDSAPEERARGITINTAHVEYETAKRHYAHVDCPGHADYVKNMITGAAQMDGAILVVSAADGPMPQTREHILLARQVGVPYIIVYMNKADMVDDKELIELVEMEIRELLSKYEFPGDDTPIIIGSALKALEGDQSEIGEPSILRLAEALDSYIPQPERAIDGAFIMPVEDVFSISGRGTVVTGRVERGIIKVGEEIEIVGLKPTLKTVCTGVEMFRKLLDQGQAGDNVGILLRGTKREEVERGQVLAKPGSISPHTKFTAEIYVLSKEEGGRHTPFFPGYRPQFYFRTTDVTGAIELPAGTEMVMPGDNVSVTVNLIAPIAMEDGLRFAIREGGRTVGAGVVAKIIE
- the rplA gene encoding 50S ribosomal protein L1; protein product: MARSSKRHNNLAGKVDRNKAYQIEEALGLVKESATAKFNESIDVAVNLGIDAKKSDQAVRGSVVLPAGTGKTVRVAVFAQGDKAKEAQEAGADIVGFEDLAAEIKSGVINFDVAIASPDAMRVVGQLGQILGPRSLMPNPKVGTVTMDIAGAVKNAKAGQVQFRADKTGIIHCTIGRASFEIAALKQNLLALIDALNKAKPASSKGVYLRKVSISSTMGIGVRVDQTNIV
- the nusG gene encoding transcription termination/antitermination protein NusG, yielding MSKKWYVVHAYSGYEKSVQRALKDRIDRAGMQDKFGQILVPVEEVIEMKSGQKNISERKFFPGYVLVEMEMSDDTWHLVKNTDKVTGFVGGSAMKPTPISQKEVDSILHQIQEGVEKPKPKILFEIGEAVRVKDGPFTDFHGNVEDVNYDKSKLRVSVSIFGRPTPVELDFNQVEKT
- the secE gene encoding preprotein translocase subunit SecE, which gives rise to MINKLKLALAIIFILVGIAGFIYMNESAMVIRVLSILIGLILAVITARFTTQGQDFFVFCRESIEETRKVVWPSRKETFQTSGVVFAFVIAMALFLWLIDAALMSLVKLMMNQDV
- the rplK gene encoding 50S ribosomal protein L11, which produces MAKKIIGYIKLQVPAGKANPSPPIGPALGQRQLNIMEFCKAFNAATQKMEPGLPVPVIITAYADKSFTFVMKTTPATVLIKKAAGVGKGSSKPHLDKVGKLTRSQAEEIAKTKMPDLTAANLDAAVRTIAGSARSMGIEVEGI